Proteins from one Penicillium digitatum chromosome 2, complete sequence genomic window:
- a CDS encoding SUN has product MKFQNTVAALATVGLAAAHGHGHAHAHKRAAETETVSVPGPVVYDFVVLDPSKSGRPQPISSDEACKGLADHELEWLSSAVAAACPSSSSSTAAATSASTSTPTSAPTTTATVAPAILQEASAVITPASSSSTVGLTSSFTSTVEHTSSSTSTVEHASSSTSTVEHASSSTTTTAAATKSSSSSSNSGATGLTADFPDGEIDCGDFPSEYGALALDYLGLGGFSGIQYVTVLDDIISDIVTAVTGDECHHGAYCSYACPPGYQKSQWPTIQGSTGQSVGGLQCKTDNKLYLTNKNYKQLCIPGVGGVHVQNKMSDNVAVCRTDYPGTESETVPLSATPGVVHDLTCPDGDDYFLWEGKVTSAQYYVNPKGVTTEKGCQWGDGTESIGNWAPINLGVGYTTSGKFLSIFPNTPTTTKALDFNVKLEGDNLSDECRYEGGKFYDSKGLISGNGGCTVSVNSGKAYYVFYD; this is encoded by the exons ATGAAGTTCCAAAATACCGTTGCCGCACTCGCGACGGTTGGCCTCGCAGCCGCTCACGGTCATGGCCACGCTCACGCCCACAAGCGCGCTGCTGAAACCGAGACCGTTTCGGTCCCCGGCCCAGTTGTGTATGATTTTGTCGTATTGGACCCGTCTAAGTCCGGCCGTCCCCAGCCCATCAGCAGCGATGAAGCTTGTAAGGGTCTCGCAGACCATGAGCTTGAATGGCTTTCctctgctgttgctgctgcttgTCCATCTAGCAGCTCCAGCACGGCCGCAGCCACGTCGGCTTCCACATCGACTCCCACGTCCGCCCCAACAACGACTGCTACCGTTGCTCCTGCGATCCTCCAGGAGGCCTCGGCTGTTATCACCCCCGCCAGCTCGTCGAGCACAGTTGGACTCACCTCTAGCTTTACCAGCACAGTTGAGCACACCTCTAGCTCCACAAGCACAGTTGAGCATGCCTCTAGCTCCACGAGCACAGTTGAGCATGCCTCTAGCTCCACCACAACAACTGCCGCCGCTACCAAGAGCTCTTCCAGCTCAAGCAACTCCGGTGCCACCGGCCTCACTGCCGACTTCCCCGATGGAGAGATTGACTGCGGTGACTTCCCTTCGGAGTACGGTGCTCTTGCCCTTGACTACCTTGGTCTTGGTGGTTTCTCGGGCATTCAGTACGTCACTGTCCTCGATGACATTATTAGCGATATTGTGACCGCCGTTACTGGCGATGAGTGCCACCACGGTGCTTACTGCTCCTACGCTTGCCCCCCGGGATACCAAAAGTCTCAGTGGCCTACCATCCAGGGTAGCACCGGCCAGTCCGTTGGTGGCCTCCAATGTAAGACCGATAACAAGCTCTACCTCACCAACAAGAACTACAAGCAACTTTGCATTCCTGGTGTTGGGGGTGTCCACGTGCAGAATAAGATGTCTGATAACGTTGCCGTTTGCCGTACTGATTACCCCGGTACTGAGTCTGAGACCGTTCCTCTCTCTGCCACCCCTGGTGTTGTCCACGACCTGACTTGCCCCGATGGTGATGACTACTTCCTCTGGGAGGGTAAGGTCACCTCCGCCCAATACTACGTCAACCCCAAGGGTGTGACCACTGAGAAGGGTTGCCAGTGGGGTGACGGCACCGAGTCCATCGGCAACTGGGCTCCCATCAACCTTGGTGTCGGTTACACCACGTCTGGAAAGTTCCTGTCAATCTTCCCTAACACCCCAACCACAACTAAGGCTCTTGACTTCAACGTTAAGCTCGAGGGAGACAACCTTAGCGACGAGTGCCGTTACGAGGGTGGCAAGTTCTACGACTCCAAAGGTCTTATCAGTGGAAATGGCGGATGTACA GTCAGTGTCAACTCTGGCAAGGCCTACTACGTCTTCTACGATTAA
- a CDS encoding Glutathione transferase: MSLKPITVYGHGPGPNPWKVIMVLEELNIPYTHKIIDFPDMKKEPYESINPNGRVPAIQDPNTDITLWESGAIVEYLVDTYDKQNTISFATGSKEYYLAKQWLHFQMSGQGPYFGQAVWFTHYHSEKVQSAIDRYVNEIRRVSGVLNRALEGKQYLVGDKFSYVDSAFVPWYLLTGQFGLDLEKEFPNVAAWLKLVQERPAIAKSVQDRAEASAQH; the protein is encoded by the coding sequence ATGTCTCTCAAGCCCATCACCGTCTATGGACATGGCCCGGGTCCTAATCCCTGGAAGGTGATCATGGTCCTAGAAGAGCTGAACATTCCGTACACCCACAAGATTATCGACTTCCCAGATATGAAGAAAGAGCCATACGAGTCCATCAACCCCAATGGCCGCGTCCCCGCAATCCAGGACCCCAACACCGACATCACGCTCTGGGAATCCGGCGCAATCGTCGAGTACCTGGTTGACACGTACGACAAGCAAAACACCATCAGCTTTGCCACCGGCTCCAAGGAATACTACCTTGCCAAGCAATGGCTCCACTTCCAGATGTCTGGCCAAGGCCCATACTTCGGCCAGGCTGTCTGGTTCACCCACTACCACTCGGAGAAGGTACAAAGCGCAATCGACCGCTACGTCAATGAAATCCGCCGTGTTTCGGGCGTGCTCAACCGCGCCCTCGAGGGCAAGCAGTATCTTGTCGGTGACAAGTTCTCCTATGTTGATTCCGCTTTTGTTCCTTGGTACCTGCTTACTGGCCAATTTGGACTTGATTTGGAGAAGGAGTTCCCCAATGTCGCTGCTTGGTTGAAGCTGGTGCAGGAACGTCCGGCTATTGCCAAATCGGTTCAGGATCGGGCCGAGGCTTCCGCGCAGCACTGA
- a CDS encoding Electron transfer flavoprotein alpha subunit, putative, translated as MIPIARHSVLRAARSQLQPTRKLSQPASSALARLLSTLAVLEQRNGKLESSSFSAIAAAQKLGGSVTGFIAGSGVKGTSAAEAAKIKGIEKVLAVDNDAYEKGLPENYAPLLVENIKKGEFTHVVAGHSAFGKSLLPRVAALLDVQQISDITGIESEDTFVRPIYAGNAILTVQSTDNVKVITVRGTAFQDVEAEGGSAEVVDGADPNVPVMTEWVSEELAKSERPELATATRVVSGGRGLKSKEDFDRIMLPLADSLGAAIGASRAAVDSGFADNSLQVGQTGKNVAPQLYLCAGISGAIQHLAGMKDSKVIAAINKDPEAPIFQIADVGLVGDLFDKVPELTEKVKNA; from the exons ATGATTCCGATCGCTCGGCACTCTGTCCTGCGGGCTGCCCGCTCTCAGCTCCAACCCACCCGGAAGCTGAGCCAGCCCGCTTCTTCGGCGCTTGCCCGCCTCCTCTCGACCCTTGCCGTTCTCGAGCAGCGCAATGGCAAGCTGGAATCTTCATCTTTTTCGGCAATTGCAGCTGCACAGAAGCTCGGTGGCTCAGTAACGGGTTTCATCGCTGGCTCCGGTGTCAAGGGCACATCCGCTGCCGAGGCTGCTAAGATTAAGGGTATTGAGAAAGTGCTGGCCGTGGATAATGACGCATACGAAAAG GGTCTCCCCGAAAACTATGCCCCTCTTCTCGTCGAGAACATCAAGAAGGGCGAATTCACCCACGTTGTTGCAGGTCACTCTGCCTTCGGAAAGAGTCTGCTGCCCCGCGTGGCTGCTCTCTTGGATGTGCAGCAAATTTCGGACATCACTGGCATCGAGAGCGAGGACA CTTTTGTTCGCCCCATATACGCCGGCAACGCGATTCTGACCGTCCAGTCCACTGACAACGTCAAGGTGATCACAGTACGAGGCACCGCCTTCCAGGACGTTGAGGCTGAGGGTGGCTCTGCCGAGGTCGTCGATGGAGCGGACCCCAACGTTCCCGTGATGACTGAGTGGGTGTCCGAGGAATTGGCCAAGTCGGAGCGCCCAGAACTCGCTACAGCCACCCGCGTCGTGTCTGGAGGTCGTGGCTTGAAGTCAAAGGAGGATTTTGATCGCATCATGCTTCCCTTGGCAGACTCCCTCGGCGCTGCTATTGGTGCTTCACGAGCTGCTGTTGACAGTGGCTTCGCTGATAACAGCCTGCAGGTTGGCCAGACTGGTAAGAACGTTGCTCCTCAGCTTTACCTCTGTGCCGGTATCTCTGGTGCTATACAGCACTTGGCTGGTATGAAGGACAGCAAGGTCATTGCTGCTATCAACAAGGATCCCGAGGCCCCCATCTTCCAGATTGCTGATGTTGGTCTCGTCGGTGACCTGTTCGACAAGGTGCCCGAGCTGACCGAGAAGGTCAAGAACGCCTGA
- a CDS encoding Ribosomal protein L1 produces MGTSTTQLTSKVTSGSPYQLDKPQALKASTALLKHIKSTLQEQEKTNTKKTLIGDDDSDGEESATKNEAIWLVLTTKQHVVDKNRLKPGKISIPHSLNTSPSLSICLITADPQRGVKDIIADPSFPQGLSSRIEKVIGFSKLKARYKSFESRRQLFAEHDVFLADDRIAMRLVQTLGKIFYKSSKRPIPIRIADIEKVDGKRVKKDTKKNNSSAKEEKNASFASPLVVAKEIERTLNCAAVQLAPSTTAAVRVGSSKFTAEQLSENIAAVVNGLTDRFVAKGWRNIKALHIKGANTMALPIWLADELWVEDANVLEAAPETEAINDSKKRKSTGDGKLLEEKKTKKTKPAEDEEDAASVAARKEKLQQLKAQALEDGNTTKPIATKTGGKKKRKSTS; encoded by the exons ATGGGCACCTCTACTACTCAACTCACCTCGAAGGTGACTTCAGGCTCCCCCTACCAGCTTGACAAGCCACAG GCCCTCAAAGCTTCCACCGCGCTGCTGAAGCACATCAAGTCTACTCTGCAGGAACAGGAGAAGACTAACACCAAGAAGACTCTTATTGGCGACGATGACTCCGATGGCGAGGAAAGTGCGACCAAGAACGAAGCCATCTGGCTCGTTCTAACCACCAAACAGCATGTGGTGGACAAGAACCGCCTGAAGCCCGGCAAGATCAGCATCCCTCACTCTCTCAACACATCTCCCTCGCTTAGTATCTGTTTGATTACTGCCGACCCTCAGCGTGGCGTTAAGGATATCATTGCCGACCCATCTTTCCCCCAGGGACTTTCCTCTCGCATCGAGAAGGTCATTGGTTTCTCTAAACTTAAGGCCCGCTACAAGAGCTTCGAGAGCCGTCGCCAATTGTTCGCCGAGCACGATGTATTCCTTGCCGACGACCGTATCGCTATGCGCCTGGTGCAGACACTCGGAAAGATCTTCTACAAGTCTAGCAAGCGCCCAATTCCCATCCGTATTGCCGATATCGAAAAGGTGGATGGCAAGCGGGTCAAGAAGgacaccaagaagaacaactCGTCcgccaaggaagaaaagaacgcCTCTTTCGCCTCTCCTCTTGTTGTCGCTAAGGAGATCGAGCGTACATTGAACTGTGCCGCCGTGCAGCTCGCACCATCCACCACCGCTGCCGTCCGTGTCGGTTCGTCCAAGTTCACAGCCGAGCAGCTGTCTGAAAATATTGCCGCGGTTGTCAACGGTTTGACCGACAGGTTCGTCGCAAAGGGCTGGAGAAATATCAAGGCTCTTCACATCAAGGGTGCCAACACCATGGCCCTGCCTATTTGGCTCGCTGATGAGTTGTGGGTAGAGGATGCCAATGTGCTGGAAGCTGCCCCTGAGACCGAAGCTATCAATGACTCCAAGAAGCGCAAGTCCACTGGAGATGGCAAGCTGctcgaggagaagaagaccaagaagacTAAGCCCgcagaagatgaggaggatgCTGCATCCGTGGCCGCACGGAAAGAGAAGCTCCAGCAGCTCAAGGCCCAGGCTCTTGAGGACGGTAACACAACCAAGCCCATCGCCACGAAGACTggtggcaagaagaagagaaagtcGACTTCATGA
- a CDS encoding Nuclease PA3, putative, with amino-acid sequence MASLTSIAFVTFGVIYGANAWGALGHATVAYVAQHYLSSEAASWAQEILNDTSSAYLANIASWADGYRLTDDGKWSAPLHYIDAMDDPPTSCNVDYERDCGDEGCSISAIANYTLRAGNRKLSTAHTAEALRFLVHIIGDLTQPLHDENYEVGGNGIQVTFNNYSDNLHADWDTYMPAQLIGGDSLADAQGWAESLVDEITSGTYKKQARNWIQGDTISDTVTTATRWASDANALVCTVVMPDGAAALQTGDLYPTYYNSAIGTIELQVAKGGYRLANWLNLIYEQRIAAKQRLGKFNKELRDAAPEPEFVRESLREPRQMRRANLARAAMGGNCCISGRTPS; translated from the exons ATGGCGTCTCTAACCAGCATTGCTTTCGTCACCTTCGGGGTGATTTATGGGGCTAATGCGTGGGGTGCGTTGGGCCATGCAACTGTGGCCTATGTTGCACAACATTACCTTTCGTCTGAAGCCGCATCATG GGCACAAGAAATCCTCAATGACACTTCTAGCGCATACTTGGCAAATATTGCGTCGTGGGCGGACGGTTATCGCCTCACAGATGACGGCAAATGGTCAGCTCCGTTGCACTACATTGATGCCATGGATGATCCCCCAACAAGCTGTAATGTGGACTACGAGCGCGACTGTGGAGACGAAGGCTGCTCGATCTCTGCAATTGCCAATTACACCCTGCGTGCAGGCAATCGCAAACTAAGCACTGCCCATACCGCCGAAGCACTCAGATTCCTTGTGCACATTATTGGTGATCTCACGCAGCCATTGCACGATGAGAACTATGAGGTTGGCGGAAATGGTATTCAGGTCACGTTCAATAACTACAGTGACAATCTTCACGCGGATTGGGATACATACATGCCCGCACAACTGATTGGTGGTGATTCGCTCGCCGATGCACAGGGATGGGCCGAGAGCCTGGTCGATGAAATCACTTCTGGCACCTATAAAAAACAAGCTCGGAACTGGATCCAAGGTGATACTATCAGTGATACTGTCACCACTGCCACTAGATGGGCGTCGGATGCCAATGCCTTGGTCTGTACTGTGGTAATGCCGGACGGAGCTGCTGCCTTACAGACCGGCGATCTCTACCCGACATACTACAACTCCGCTATCGGCACGATTGAGCTGCAGGTTGCCAAAGGCGGTTACCGACTAGCCAACTGGCTCAATCTGATCTATGAGCAAAGGATTGCTGCGAAACAGAGGCTGGGGAAATTCAACAAAGAGCTCCGGGATGCAGCTCCTGAGCCCGAGTTCGTCCGTGAGTCTCTTCGCGAGCCTCGTCAGATGCGGCGTGCAAACCTGGCTAGGGCTGCTATGGGAGGAAATTGCTGCATTTCAGGAAGGACGCCATCATAG
- a CDS encoding Sister chromatid cohesion factor (Chl12), putative has product MLPSSPSFLSSFDPALHLHSEGPDNAIPPSESFSDDLEAIHLHRCEQTRNRVVIQHRAWDLSDVFRSEDDIRPDTPTKNVATPRPIIRTPTQNLSFIPSSPPVSKMPFLASPGALAPTSNNATNDSQKRKVTNVEGGSQSTEPKRQRMVGGFVDDDEEEEDLAAFRDEQLKNQYDLPEHFFQEPPAQLPSILVPPPVSTKLNEITNPTPSSSRTLLQLTPRPAPKAPRRFQIKTCAGKTHDVSQRKVQAPISYKQIIASRSETEPGKATKSYYGIDIHQLLDDAAKDKKPANTIPPPQVQHTIEANNMSSKQKKMDSAMWTEKYRARKFTDLIGDERTHRSVLRWLKGWESIVFPGLAKSRPKKLAQENEEEYIHRKVLLLSGPPGLGKTTLAHVCARQAGFEVLEINASDDRSRDVVKGRIRDALGTENVKGMNVEVGDKKVRRAGKPVCVVVDEVDGVTGGSGSGGEGGFMKALIELVLLDQRNAKLSSEGNNGKKRKGDNFRFMRPLILVCNDLYHSSLRPLRASSIAEMISVRQAPLENIVQRVKVIFSREGIPCDSDGARRLCEAAWGMPSRKQRSGKTQGSAEGDIRSVLVAAEFVAHKLRNESLPSSLRLTRNWLENRVLNASAEGSAFFKELSRGGVREIVNRVFTEGAGFSDAPVGMSFQDRFDTPNSRIPVGVADLRKRHAINRLREMIDSSGDHDRCVSDCFASYPIQQYQDDNYFSKPNAAHDWLHFHDSISSKVHSSQEWELIPYLSQSVVAFHHLFATATGRTTDDDKNDDDEEAEEPHPFSGPKADFAAFEAQKQNRAAMIAFNASFSAPMARIFRSNESIITDLVPYLIRMLSPDIKPVVIRGNGEQRSTATVRKESERALVQSAVRVMTGMGVTFEKVRVEHEGSHGGWAYRMEPPIDSLVVFSKIKGSSIEASGGTVPVRYAVRQVLDQEYRKATMRKQSDSMSAATLGTKGPKNSDEMAAAKAMKEATVKRDFFGRLVEQPTAQPNDPNNADGWAEESSKAGRKVWVTFHEGFSNAVRKPISMGELMAGL; this is encoded by the exons ATGCTTCcttcctcgccatcattCTTGTCCTCGTTTGATCCTGCCCTTCACCTCCACTCCGAAGGTCCTGACAACGCAATCCCACCGTCCGAATCATTCTCCGACGACCTCGAGGCAATCCACCTGCACCGCTGCGAACAAACCCGCAATCGAGTTGTGATTCAACACCGAGCGTGGGATTTGTCTGATGTGTTTCGTAGCGAAGACGACATACGACCTG ATACGCCAACAAAGAACGTAGCGACTCCGAGACCAATTATTCGCACTCCTACTCAGAACCTCTCTTTTATCCCATCCTCGCCACCTGTTTCTAAAATGCCGTTTTTGGCGTCTCCGGGCGCGCTTGCGCCCACATCTAACAATGCGACCAACGATTCGCAGAAGAGGAAAGTCACAAATGTCGAGGGAGGCTCGCAGTCGACAGAGCCGAAGCGCCAGCGCATGGTTGGAGGCTTCGTTGAtgacgacgaagaagaagaggacctCGCTGCTTTCAGGGACGAGCAGCTGAAAAATCAATATGACCTGCCTGAGCACTTCTTCCAGGAGCCTCCGGCGCAGCTCCCTAGCATACTGGTACCGCCGCCGGTATCTACGAAATTGAACGAGATAACGAATCCCACACCTAGCTCTTCCAGAACACTATTACAATTGACACCGCGGCCTGCGCCAAAGGCCCCAAGGAGGTTCCAGATCAAGACCTGTGCTGGCAAGACCCACGATGTCTCACAAAGGAAGGTCCAGGCTCCCATTTCCTACAAGCAAATTATCGCTAGTCGGTCTGAGACAGAACCTGGAAAGGCGACGAAGAGCTATTACGGTATCGACATTCACCAATTGCTGGACGATGCCGCCAAGGACAAAAAGCCCGCGAatacaattcctccaccCCAAGTCCAGCACACCATTGAAGCAAACAACATGAGCtcaaagcagaagaagatggaTTCCGCAATGTGGACAGAGAAATACCGTGCTCGTAAATTCACCGATCTTATTGGAGATGAACGCACCCATCGATCAGTTTTACGCTGGCTTAAGGGGTGGGAGTCAATTGTATTCCCTGGTCTAGCCAAGTCTCGACCGAAGAAGCTTGCCCAGGAGAATGAAGAAGAGTACATCCACCGAAAAGTTCTCTTATTGAGCGGCCCTCCCGGACTTGGAAAAACGACGCTAGCGCATGTATGTGCCAGACAAGCTGGCTTCGAAGTGCTTGAAATCAATGCAAGCGATGACCGCAGCAGGGATGTGGTCAAAGGCCGCATTCGTGATGCGCTGGGAACTGAGAACGTCAAAGGTATGAACGTCGAGGTCGGTGATAAGAAGGTCCGCCGTGCCGGTAAACCCGTCTGTGTCGTGGTGGACGAAGTCGACGGTGTCACTGGTGGTTCTGGAAGTGGTGGTGAGGGTGGTTTTATGAAGGCCCTCATTGAGCTTGTTTTGCTTGACCAACGGAACGCGAAATTGTCTTCAGAGGGCAACAATggcaagaagcgcaagggtGACAACTTTCGATTCATGCGGCCGTTGATTTTGGTTTGCAATGACCTCTATCACAGTAGTCTCCGGCCTCTCAGGGCATCATCCATTGCAGAGATGATCAGTGTCCGCCAAGCACCGTTGGAGAATATTGTTCAACGAGTTAAGGTTATATTCAGCCGCGAAGGCATCCCCTGCGACAGTGATGGGGCTCGAAGGCTCTGTGAAGCAGCCTGGGGTATGCCGAGCAGAAAACAGCGCAGTGGCAAGACCCAAGGGTCTGCCGAGGGCGATATTCGTAGCGTGCTCGTTGCCGCAGAGTTTGTGGCGCACAAGCTTCGAAACGAGTCGTTGCCATCCTCGCTCAGACTGACGAGGAACTGGCTGGAGAATCGGGTCCTCAATGCCTCGGCTGAGGGTAGCGCGTTCTTCAAAGAGTTAAGTCGTGGGGGTGTCCGTGAGATTGTGAACCGCGTGTTCACAGAGGGAGCTGGCTTCTCAGACGCTCCCGTTGGCATGAGTTTCCAAGATCGCTTCGATACCCCCAACAGCCGTATTCCTGTCGGCGTGGCGGATCTGCGCAAGCGACACGCAATCAACCGATTGCGGGAAATGATCGATTCTAGCGGTGATCATGACCGCTGTGTATCGGATTGTTTCGCTTCATATCCCATCCAGCAATACCAGGATGATAATTATTTCTCCAAACCCAACGCCGCCCACGACTGGCTTCATTTCCACGACTCAATCAGTTCGAAAGTTCATTCATCCCAAGAGTGGGAACTGATTCCATACCTCAGCCAGTCAGTTGTTGCATTCCATCATCTCTTTGCTACGGCCACTGGCAGAACCACCGATGATGACAAAAAcgatgatgacgaagaagCCGAAGAGCCTCACCCTTTCTCCGGACCGAAAGCCGACTTTGCTGCCTTCGAAGCACAAAAGCAGAACCGCGCGGCCATGATTGCATTCAACGCCTCCTTTTCGGCACCTATGGCTCGTATCTTCCGGTCGAATGAAAGTATAATCACAGATCTAGTCCCTTACTTGATCCGCATGCTGTCGCCCGACATCAAGCCGGTTGTTATCCGTGGAAATGGAGAACAGAGAAGCACCGCCACCGTCCGGAAAGAGTCCGAACGTGCACTTGTCCAGTCTGCCGTGCGTGTTATGACCGGGATGGGTGTGACTTTCGAAAAAGTCCGCGTGGAACATGAAGGAAGCCACGGTGGATGGGCATACAGAATGGAACC GCCAATCGATTCACTTGTGGTCTTCTCGAAGATCAAAGGTAGCTCCATCGAGGCTTCGGGTGGTACAGTGCCGGTGCGGTATGCCGTTCGCCAGGTATTAGACCAAGAGTATCGCAAGGCGACGATGCGAAAGCAGTCTGATTCCATGAGTGCAGCTACACTAGGCACCAAGGGTCCCAAGAATTCCGATGAGATGGCCGCAGCCAAAGCAATGAAGGAAGCGACTGTCAAACGTGACTTCTTTGGTAGGCTGGTTGAGCAGCCTACAGCGCAACCCAATGATCCAAACAATGCAGATGGCTGGGCTGAGGAGTCGTCCAAGGCTGGACGGAAAGTCTGGGTTACTTTCCACGAAGGCTTCTCGAATGCGGTCCGGAAGCCCATATCTATGGGAGAGTTGATGGCTGGGTTGTAG